In one Acidaminococcales bacterium genomic region, the following are encoded:
- a CDS encoding sugar transferase, producing MYKSLWKRVLDFFLAGTGLVVLLPLFLLLAFCVKFDSAGPVFLKQKRLGKDKKVFRMYKFRTMRPDAPAYIPTYCLLGPERYITRFGRFLRRFSLDELPQLFNVARGEMSLIGPRPALWNEYSLIAERDKYGANGILPGLSGLAQVSGRDDLSVKAKAMLDGEYLRNISFCLDAKCFFKTFGVVLSARGVVEGVSGGRINPDQTGASPS from the coding sequence ATGTATAAAAGCCTGTGGAAACGGGTGCTTGACTTTTTTTTGGCCGGTACGGGGCTGGTTGTTTTGCTGCCTTTGTTTTTGCTTTTGGCTTTTTGCGTGAAATTCGACAGCGCGGGGCCGGTTTTTCTCAAACAAAAACGGTTGGGCAAAGACAAGAAAGTTTTCCGCATGTACAAATTCCGGACCATGCGCCCGGACGCGCCCGCTTACATACCGACCTATTGCCTGTTAGGGCCGGAGCGCTACATAACAAGGTTCGGCCGCTTTTTGCGCCGGTTCAGCCTTGACGAGCTGCCGCAGCTTTTTAACGTGGCAAGGGGAGAAATGAGCTTGATTGGGCCGCGGCCGGCCCTTTGGAATGAATACAGCCTGATTGCGGAACGCGACAAATACGGAGCGAACGGCATATTGCCGGGGCTGAGCGGCCTGGCGCAAGTGAGCGGCCGCGACGATTTGTCGGTAAAAGCCAAGGCCATGCTTGACGGTGAATATCTGCGCAATATTTCTTTTTGTCTCGATGCCAAGTGCTTTTTTAAGACTTTTGGGGTGGTCTTGTCCGCCCGCGGGGTAGTGGAAGGCGTAAGCGGCGGCAGGATCAATCCGGATCAAACCGGGGCAAGCCCGTCTTGA
- a CDS encoding mannose-1-phosphate guanylyltransferase/mannose-6-phosphate isomerase encodes MKIIILAGGGGTRLFPLSRSEYPKQFLKIFRDASLLAQSIERALAIANPEDIVIITGEKHQFHVKNELSLCGVKGAHVLVEKAGRNTAPAIALAVNFCKNKLCCPDGEIVLVTPSDHLVDPLEKFVHGVGEGISLAAGGEIVVFGVKPDSPETGYGYVKAGERRGNGWKVERFKEKPDAEAAREYINAGGYFWNSGMAAFRLDSFARELEKCSPEIFAFFQLPYEELWQKFDQMPNISIDYALTEISREISMIELDCAWSDVGSWDCVYGVMEKDENANALKGDVVAINCGNSLFVGHKRLIAGLGLADVLVVDTDDVLLVAKRGESQLVKKLVEDLKKAKRPEVDSANTVYRPWGYFVVHDSGSAYKIKTIVVHPGESLSLQMHWHRSEHWVVTGGAARVLIGEREQTVYKNQSIFVPCGVKHRIHNPGLIPLEIVEVQSGEYLGEDDIVRFDDDYGR; translated from the coding sequence ATGAAAATAATTATTTTGGCGGGCGGCGGCGGCACGCGCTTGTTTCCGCTGTCCCGGAGCGAATATCCCAAGCAGTTTTTGAAAATTTTCCGTGATGCGTCCCTCTTGGCGCAAAGCATCGAAAGAGCCCTTGCCATCGCCAACCCGGAGGACATTGTCATCATAACGGGGGAGAAACACCAGTTTCACGTAAAGAACGAACTGTCTCTTTGCGGCGTGAAAGGCGCGCACGTGCTGGTGGAAAAAGCGGGGCGCAACACGGCGCCCGCCATCGCCCTGGCGGTAAACTTCTGCAAAAACAAGCTTTGTTGCCCTGACGGGGAGATTGTTCTGGTAACTCCTTCCGATCATCTCGTTGATCCATTGGAAAAGTTCGTTCACGGCGTTGGCGAAGGGATTTCCCTGGCGGCCGGCGGGGAAATAGTAGTTTTCGGAGTTAAGCCGGACAGTCCGGAAACCGGCTACGGATACGTCAAAGCGGGGGAGAGGCGCGGCAACGGTTGGAAGGTGGAACGGTTCAAGGAAAAGCCGGACGCGGAGGCTGCCCGGGAATATATAAACGCTGGCGGCTATTTTTGGAATTCCGGCATGGCCGCTTTCCGCTTGGACAGTTTCGCGCGGGAACTGGAAAAATGCTCGCCTGAGATATTTGCGTTTTTTCAACTGCCTTATGAGGAACTTTGGCAAAAGTTCGATCAAATGCCCAATATTTCCATAGACTATGCCCTGACGGAGATTTCCCGGGAAATCTCCATGATCGAGCTGGATTGCGCTTGGAGCGACGTCGGCTCTTGGGACTGCGTCTATGGCGTCATGGAAAAAGACGAAAACGCCAACGCGCTGAAAGGGGACGTTGTCGCCATAAATTGCGGCAATTCGTTGTTCGTTGGGCATAAAAGGCTGATTGCCGGGCTGGGGCTGGCGGATGTTTTGGTTGTGGACACGGACGACGTGCTCCTGGTCGCCAAGCGCGGCGAATCGCAGTTGGTAAAAAAACTGGTGGAAGATCTGAAAAAGGCCAAGAGGCCGGAAGTTGACAGCGCCAATACCGTTTACCGCCCATGGGGATATTTTGTTGTGCACGACAGCGGCAGCGCTTACAAAATAAAAACCATTGTCGTGCATCCGGGAGAAAGCCTCAGCCTGCAAATGCACTGGCACCGAAGCGAGCATTGGGTAGTGACGGGCGGCGCGGCCAGGGTGCTGATTGGCGAGCGGGAACAGACAGTATACAAAAACCAGAGCATATTCGTGCCTTGCGGCGTCAAGCACCGAATACACAATCCCGGCCTCATCCCTTTGGAGATCGTGGAAGTGCAAAGCGGCGAATACCTCGGCGAAGACGATATTGTAAGATTTGACGACGATTATGGGCGCTAA